One Pseudomonas abieticivorans genomic region harbors:
- a CDS encoding alpha/beta hydrolase family protein — MSLMPVFPSRLLRPLLLGVALASLAACSSDPDKDAPTFVSVQDYLKTAYQPTQHFTFDGSSTRWAWGTHQVDVSLLVPSGQKNLPVILYLPGLGEGVDDGVLWRQSWADAGYAVLTVQALRDDHSIYDSADAQAGAFRMIAAKAFDPAALNERVVEVDRVLTEVRRRGKAGEAGYNALDLDRLVVAGYDLGAQTAAALAGEHAPDKARAVTWKPQAAILLSPYVPGGADPARFAQIDTPLLSVTGPQDEDTFSWVATARQRLALYQNLSVPGSYQLTLDEANHKGLSGTIAKAEGGKGSKPERPKGDGPQGGGPGGPGGEGGERHRDKTDKAPTEPMFDRRQAASVAAVSTAFLDATVKHSAPAQQWLTQQAPQWLGTDNRLVHK; from the coding sequence ATGTCATTAATGCCTGTTTTCCCTTCCCGTTTGCTTCGCCCACTGCTGTTGGGGGTTGCCTTGGCGAGCCTGGCCGCCTGTTCCAGCGACCCCGACAAAGACGCGCCGACCTTCGTCTCGGTGCAGGACTACCTCAAGACCGCCTACCAGCCCACCCAACACTTTACCTTCGACGGCTCCAGCACCCGCTGGGCCTGGGGCACGCACCAGGTCGACGTGTCGTTGCTGGTACCCAGCGGCCAGAAGAACCTGCCCGTGATCCTCTACCTGCCAGGCCTGGGTGAAGGCGTGGACGACGGCGTGCTGTGGCGCCAAAGCTGGGCCGACGCCGGCTACGCGGTGCTGACGGTACAGGCCCTGCGTGACGATCATTCCATCTATGATTCGGCCGACGCCCAGGCCGGGGCGTTTCGCATGATCGCCGCCAAGGCGTTTGACCCGGCGGCGCTGAACGAACGCGTGGTCGAGGTGGATCGGGTGTTGACCGAAGTACGCCGTCGCGGCAAGGCCGGGGAAGCCGGTTACAACGCCCTGGACCTGGACCGCCTGGTGGTGGCCGGCTACGACCTGGGCGCCCAGACCGCCGCAGCCCTGGCCGGCGAGCACGCACCGGACAAAGCCCGCGCCGTCACCTGGAAGCCCCAAGCGGCAATTTTGCTGAGCCCCTATGTACCGGGCGGGGCCGACCCTGCGCGCTTTGCGCAGATCGACACACCGCTGCTGAGCGTGACCGGGCCACAGGATGAAGACACCTTCAGCTGGGTGGCCACGGCGCGCCAACGCCTGGCGCTGTACCAGAACCTCAGCGTGCCTGGCAGCTATCAGTTGACCCTGGATGAGGCGAACCACAAAGGCCTGTCAGGCACGATTGCCAAGGCTGAAGGCGGCAAGGGCAGCAAGCCTGAGCGACCCAAGGGCGATGGCCCGCAAGGGGGCGGCCCCGGTGGCCCCGGTGGCGAGGGGGGCGAGCGCCACCGCGACAAAACTGACAAGGCACCCACCGAACCAATGTTCGACCGCCGCCAGGCCGCCAGCGTCGCGGCCGTGAGCACCGCCTTCCTCGACGCCACGGTCAAGCACTCGGCACCAGCGCAGCAGTGGCTGACGCAACAGGCACCGCAGTGGTTGGGGACGGATAATCGCTTGGTGCATAAATAA
- a CDS encoding NAD-dependent succinate-semialdehyde dehydrogenase, with protein sequence MYPEVQLYIDGQWRPSQDGRSLPVIDPATGQTLGSVAHAGIADLDQALAAADKGFKTWRAVSAFDRYKVMRKAAQLMRDRVENIATLMTQEQGKPLAESRAETLAAADIIDWLAEEGRRSYGRIVPSRGQGIEQRVIAEPVGPVAAFTPWNFPINQVVRKLSSALAAGCSIIIKAPEETPASPAELVRAFADAGVPAGVIGLVYGDPAQVSSYLIPHPSIRKITFTGSTPVGKQLAALAGQHMKRATMELGGHAPALVFDDADLDKAVQLLVASKFRNAGQVCVSPTRLLVQRSVFEPFLERFVAQAKKIKVGNGLEEGTTMGPLANDRRVPALESLVNDARTHGATVHIGGKGLAGPGYFFEPTVISGLTREMRLMNEEPFGPVALIVPFDTLDEAIEEANRLPFGLASYAFTASSKTAQALSDRVEAGMLSINHMGIGLPEIPFGGIKDSGYGSEGGTEAIEAYLNTKLVTHLG encoded by the coding sequence ATGTACCCTGAAGTTCAGCTGTATATCGACGGTCAATGGCGCCCTAGCCAGGACGGCCGCAGTTTGCCGGTGATCGACCCGGCCACTGGCCAGACCCTGGGTAGCGTTGCCCACGCCGGTATTGCCGACCTGGACCAGGCGCTCGCCGCTGCTGACAAAGGCTTCAAGACCTGGCGCGCCGTCAGTGCCTTCGACCGCTACAAGGTCATGCGCAAGGCCGCCCAGTTGATGCGTGATCGCGTTGAAAACATCGCCACCCTGATGACTCAAGAACAAGGCAAGCCACTGGCCGAGTCGCGCGCAGAAACCCTGGCGGCGGCCGATATCATCGACTGGCTGGCCGAAGAAGGCCGGCGCAGCTACGGGCGCATCGTGCCATCGCGTGGCCAAGGCATCGAACAGCGCGTGATCGCCGAACCGGTGGGCCCGGTGGCGGCGTTCACACCGTGGAACTTCCCGATCAACCAGGTGGTGCGCAAGCTGTCCTCGGCACTGGCGGCCGGCTGCTCGATCATCATCAAGGCCCCGGAAGAAACCCCGGCATCGCCAGCCGAACTGGTGCGCGCATTCGCCGACGCCGGCGTGCCTGCCGGTGTGATTGGCCTGGTGTACGGCGACCCCGCGCAGGTGTCCAGCTACCTGATCCCGCATCCGTCGATCCGCAAGATCACCTTTACCGGCAGCACGCCGGTGGGCAAGCAACTGGCGGCCCTGGCCGGCCAGCACATGAAGCGTGCCACCATGGAGTTGGGCGGGCATGCCCCGGCCCTGGTGTTCGACGACGCGGACCTGGACAAGGCCGTGCAACTGCTGGTGGCTTCCAAGTTCCGCAATGCCGGGCAGGTGTGCGTGTCACCGACGCGTTTGCTGGTACAGCGCAGCGTGTTCGAACCGTTCCTGGAGCGTTTCGTCGCCCAGGCCAAGAAGATCAAGGTGGGCAATGGCCTGGAGGAGGGCACCACCATGGGCCCGCTGGCCAATGACCGCCGCGTGCCGGCGCTCGAGTCCCTGGTCAACGATGCACGCACCCACGGCGCCACGGTGCACATCGGAGGCAAGGGCCTTGCTGGCCCCGGCTACTTCTTCGAGCCCACGGTGATCAGCGGCTTGACCCGCGAGATGCGCCTGATGAACGAGGAACCGTTCGGCCCGGTGGCGTTGATCGTGCCGTTCGACACCCTGGACGAAGCCATCGAGGAGGCCAACCGACTGCCGTTCGGCTTGGCATCGTATGCCTTTACCGCCTCGTCGAAAACCGCCCAGGCACTGAGCGATCGGGTGGAAGCTGGGATGTTGTCGATCAACCACATGGGCATTGGTTTGCCAGAGATTCCGTTTGGCGGGATCAAGGATTCGGGCTACGGCTCCGAAGGCGGCACCGAGGCGATCGAGGCTTACCTGAACACCAAATTGGTGACCCACCTGGGCTAA